A window of the Alkalidesulfovibrio alkalitolerans DSM 16529 genome harbors these coding sequences:
- a CDS encoding bacteriohemerythrin, with protein MSAIRWDDGMCLGIERIDEQHKKLTGLINELYVAFTAGRDRDILSRLIREISDYCLYHFSDEERLMAEAGYPDTEHHTAQHRTFVHKTVDFLVDAADGKEDLSLEVLDFLTDWWIGHIQGTDVRLGEYLKTQGLS; from the coding sequence ATGAGCGCAATTCGCTGGGACGACGGGATGTGCTTGGGCATCGAGCGCATCGACGAACAGCACAAAAAGCTCACCGGACTGATCAACGAACTCTACGTGGCTTTCACCGCAGGCCGGGACAGGGACATCCTCTCGCGGCTCATCCGGGAAATCTCGGACTACTGCCTCTACCACTTCTCCGACGAGGAGCGGCTGATGGCCGAGGCCGGTTATCCCGACACGGAGCACCACACGGCCCAGCACCGGACCTTCGTGCACAAAACCGTGGATTTCCTCGTGGACGCGGCCGACGGCAAGGAAGACCTCTCCCTGGAAGTGCTCGACTTCCTGACCGATTGGTGGATCGGCCACATCCAGGGCACGGACGTGCGCCTGGGTGAATACCTCAAGACCCAGGGGCTTTCCTGA
- a CDS encoding bifunctional cobalt-precorrin-7 (C(5))-methyltransferase/cobalt-precorrin-6B (C(15))-methyltransferase, with protein sequence MIEVVGLGLNAELLCGATREAIARAEVLAGGKRQLAAFPEAGGERLVISAPVKDFIAAVSERAAKGLRVVVLADGDPLFYGIGRTLVETMGRDAVRIHPGVTTLQTAAARMGLPWHDIRAVSLHGRADHAPLFAAMTWYERVAVFTDEEHTPATIATALLERGADAYGMWVFEDLEMPSERVGLYTLQHAATERFSPLNMAVLERRRKAPLSLRLGIPDEELAHEADMITKWPVRAVGLAALSIDPESVVWDVGAGSGAVSVEAAVLASEGQVVAVERDPGRLAMLRENIRRTGAWSVRPVLGEAPEVFGPLPDPDRVFLGGGLGQGEAVLRACCQRLRPGGRITAHAVLLESLSRAQAVFADLGWPAAIQQVQVSQSETLGPGLRLKGHNPVFVISAAKP encoded by the coding sequence ATGATCGAGGTCGTGGGCCTGGGGCTTAATGCCGAACTGTTGTGCGGAGCCACGCGCGAGGCCATCGCGCGGGCCGAGGTGCTGGCCGGGGGCAAGCGTCAGTTGGCCGCCTTTCCCGAGGCGGGCGGCGAGCGGCTGGTCATCTCCGCGCCGGTCAAGGATTTCATCGCGGCCGTGAGCGAGCGCGCCGCAAAGGGCCTTCGCGTGGTGGTGCTGGCCGACGGCGACCCGCTCTTCTACGGCATCGGCCGCACCCTGGTGGAGACCATGGGCCGCGACGCCGTGCGCATCCATCCCGGCGTGACCACCCTGCAGACGGCGGCCGCGCGCATGGGCCTGCCTTGGCACGACATCCGCGCCGTGTCCCTGCACGGCCGCGCCGACCACGCGCCGCTCTTCGCGGCCATGACCTGGTACGAGCGCGTGGCCGTGTTCACCGACGAGGAGCACACGCCCGCGACCATCGCGACCGCGCTCTTGGAGCGCGGGGCCGACGCCTACGGCATGTGGGTCTTCGAGGATTTGGAGATGCCCTCGGAGCGCGTGGGGCTTTACACCCTGCAGCACGCGGCCACGGAGCGTTTCTCGCCCCTGAACATGGCCGTGCTTGAGCGCCGCCGCAAGGCCCCTCTTTCGCTTCGCCTGGGCATTCCGGACGAGGAACTGGCCCACGAGGCGGACATGATCACCAAATGGCCGGTGCGCGCCGTGGGTCTGGCCGCGCTCTCCATCGATCCCGAATCCGTGGTCTGGGACGTTGGCGCTGGCTCGGGCGCGGTCTCCGTGGAGGCTGCCGTGCTGGCCAGCGAGGGCCAGGTGGTGGCCGTGGAGCGCGACCCCGGCAGGCTCGCCATGCTGCGCGAGAACATTCGCCGCACGGGCGCGTGGTCCGTGCGCCCGGTGCTGGGCGAGGCCCCGGAGGTCTTCGGCCCGCTGCCCGACCCCGACCGCGTCTTTCTGGGCGGCGGCCTGGGCCAGGGCGAGGCAGTGCTGCGCGCCTGCTGCCAACGCCTGCGGCCCGGCGGCCGCATCACGGCTCATGCCGTGCTGCTCGAATCCCTGTCCCGCGCCCAGGCCGTGTTCGCGGACCTCGGCTGGCCCGCGGCCATCCAGCAGGTGCAGGTCAGCCAGTCCGAGACGCTGGGGCCTGGCCTCCGGCTCAAGGGGCACAACCCGGTCTTTGTCATCAGCGCGGCCAAACCTTAG